Proteins encoded in a region of the Quercus lobata isolate SW786 chromosome 8, ValleyOak3.0 Primary Assembly, whole genome shotgun sequence genome:
- the LOC115956238 gene encoding B3 domain-containing protein At4g01580-like, whose product MASQWRRDNDDGPADRSPHFFKIILPNAVQEGKLRILDKFVQKFGVDLSDMAFLTIPNGRKWKVKLTQHAGGVWFQNGWSEFASSHGVAVGHLLVFKYEGNSQFHVLIFDATATEIDYTLDDELQVHRIEDDESDDSSVEIIKHFYRGEGSGSAHPKKDGGVAKNLVIANAFTSENPLFTVIMRPSYVNGKDRASLPQDIINYLPRDGFTKDYTKASILPVKLQIVDRLWPVKLYIYERRGGSSCVVSAGWTAFVRENSLQVGDVCVFELIMRDGVLFNVHIFKCQD is encoded by the exons ATGGCATCTCAATGGCGGAGAGACAACGACGATGGTCCTGCTGATCGGTCCCCACACTTTTTCAAGATTATTCTGCCGAATGCTGTTCAAGAAGGAAAGCTT CGGATTCTAGATAAGTTCGTGCAGAAATTTGGAGTGGACCTGTCAGATATGGCCTTTCTCACTATTCCAAATGGTAGAAAATGGAAAGTCAAGTTGACACAACATGCTGGGGGGGTTTGGTTTCAAAATGGTTGGTCCGAATTTGCAAGCTCTCATGGTGTAGCCGTGGGCCACTTGCTGGTTTtcaaatatgaaggaaattcacAGTTTCATGTACTCATATTTGATGCCACTGCAACAGAAATAGACTATACTTTAGACGACGAACTCCAAGTTCATAGGATCGAAGATGATGAGAGTGATGACAGCTCTGTTGAAATCATCAAACACTTTTATAGGGGAGAGGGTTCAG GATCAGCCCATCCTAAGAAAGACGGTGGTGTAGCTAAAAATCTTGTTATAGCCAATGCTTTTACATCAGAAAATCCCCTTTTCACTGTTATCATGCGTCCATCCTACGTTAATGGCAAGGATCGTGCG AGTTTACCCCAAGACATTATCAACTACTTACCAAGAGACGGGTTTACCAAGGACTACACCAAAGCAAGTATACTCCCTGTCAAGCTCCAGATTGTGGACCGATTATGGCCTGTGAAGCTATACATTTATGAACGACGTGGGGGTTCATCATGTGTCGTATCAGCTGGTTGGACTGCATTTGTGAGGGAAAATAGTTTGCAAGTAGGAGATGTTTGCGTATTTGAGCTGATTATGAGGGACGGTGTTCTGTTCAACGTCCACATTTTCAAGTGCCAAGACTAA